A genome region from Myroides fluvii includes the following:
- a CDS encoding DNA-3-methyladenine glycosylase I: protein MSYCDHVELLAGDRRILHKNYHDNQYGFPIHEDNELFGRLLMEINQAGLSWETILKKEEAFRIAYSNFDIQAVAAYTEEDRLRLMQDAGIIRNRLKINAAIENAKVIMQLQREFGSFEQWLEHHHPKTKEEWVKLFKKHFRFTGGEIVNEFLMSIGYLKGAHAETCPIYTVVLEQQPLWSLEE, encoded by the coding sequence ATGTCATATTGTGATCACGTTGAATTATTGGCCGGAGATCGAAGAATACTCCACAAGAACTACCACGACAACCAGTATGGTTTTCCTATTCACGAGGACAATGAATTATTTGGACGCTTATTGATGGAGATCAATCAAGCGGGGTTGAGCTGGGAAACGATACTCAAAAAAGAAGAAGCGTTTAGAATAGCTTATAGTAATTTTGACATTCAGGCGGTAGCGGCTTATACAGAAGAGGATCGCTTGCGTTTGATGCAGGATGCTGGGATTATTCGAAACCGCCTCAAGATTAACGCAGCGATTGAAAATGCAAAAGTTATAATGCAGCTTCAGCGAGAATTTGGGTCATTCGAACAGTGGTTAGAACACCATCATCCAAAAACGAAGGAGGAATGGGTCAAGTTGTTTAAAAAGCATTTTCGCTTTACGGGAGGTGAAATTGTCAATGAGTTTTTGATGAGTATAGGCTATTTAAAAGGAGCACATGCAGAAACGTGCCCCATATATACCGTTGTGTTAGAACAACAGCCTTTATGGTCTCTTGAAGAGTAA
- a CDS encoding aldo/keto reductase, whose translation MEFRKLGASDIEVSAITFGAWAAGGWMWGSTDRKEAVEAMQAAHQEGVTTIDTAPIYGQGVSEEIVGEAIKGLGRDKVQLLTKFGMRWDLNEPQGTFVMHSQNNQGQDIDIYKYASKASVIKEVEDSLKRLGTDYIDLLQLHWPDGTTPIAETMEAMELLIQQGKIRAAGVSNYTVEQVKEARTTLGIVSNQVPYSMLNREIEQELVPYALANDLSIIAYSPMERGLLTGKYFKANAFAEGDHRSSYFSQFNLPKVENFLEEIRPLAEEKRATFAQLVLRWTTLQPAITVTLAGARNAKQAIANAQAMQIALNPAEIDFINRALAKM comes from the coding sequence ATGGAATTTAGAAAACTAGGTGCTTCTGATATAGAAGTATCCGCTATTACTTTTGGCGCATGGGCGGCAGGGGGATGGATGTGGGGAAGTACAGACCGAAAAGAAGCGGTAGAAGCGATGCAAGCAGCCCATCAAGAAGGAGTAACCACCATTGATACCGCGCCTATTTACGGGCAAGGGGTTAGTGAGGAAATTGTAGGAGAGGCCATAAAGGGATTGGGCCGTGATAAAGTACAACTCTTGACTAAGTTTGGCATGCGTTGGGACTTAAACGAGCCTCAAGGTACTTTTGTGATGCATAGTCAAAATAACCAAGGCCAAGATATCGATATTTACAAATACGCAAGTAAAGCTAGTGTAATCAAAGAAGTAGAAGATAGTTTGAAGCGCTTAGGTACGGATTATATCGATTTGTTACAACTGCACTGGCCGGATGGAACAACTCCGATTGCAGAAACCATGGAAGCGATGGAATTGTTGATTCAACAAGGTAAAATTCGCGCAGCAGGTGTGAGTAATTATACGGTAGAACAGGTGAAGGAAGCGAGAACTACTTTGGGAATTGTCAGTAATCAAGTGCCGTATAGCATGCTCAATCGAGAAATCGAGCAAGAATTAGTTCCTTATGCTTTAGCGAATGATTTGAGTATTATTGCGTACAGCCCAATGGAAAGAGGATTGCTAACGGGTAAATACTTTAAAGCGAATGCATTTGCGGAAGGAGATCACCGTTCGAGTTATTTCTCTCAATTCAATCTGCCAAAAGTAGAGAATTTTCTAGAAGAGATTCGACCGCTAGCGGAAGAAAAACGCGCAACTTTTGCCCAGTTGGTTCTAAGATGGACCACGTTGCAACCCGCAATAACTGTTACTTTAGCAGGCGCCCGAAATGCCAAACAAGCCATTGCCAACGCACAGGCAATGCAGATTGCTTTGAATCCAGCTGAAATTGATTTTATCAATCGCGCGTTGGCAAAAATGTAA
- a CDS encoding Crp/Fnr family transcriptional regulator, with protein MHSTEQPLFALLREYFIPISLPTKTNLLEEGQYSKHFYFVKQGVLRGWTLHEGKEVTFQFVFEGDFFCSIESFWYNKPSQYTLEALEPVELLALDKQQLNELMQKNIQILEAFTSYIIARLLTYQKMVIGRIKENPEKRYKQLQQIAPELIQRIPQHYIASYLGITPVSLSRIRNRR; from the coding sequence ATGCATTCAACAGAACAACCTTTATTTGCTCTTTTACGCGAGTATTTTATCCCGATTTCTCTTCCAACAAAAACGAATTTATTGGAAGAAGGACAATATTCGAAACACTTTTACTTTGTTAAACAGGGGGTATTACGTGGTTGGACGCTACATGAAGGCAAAGAAGTCACATTTCAATTTGTATTTGAGGGAGACTTTTTCTGTAGTATAGAGAGTTTCTGGTATAATAAGCCAAGTCAATATACGCTTGAGGCCCTAGAACCTGTAGAGCTGTTGGCTTTAGATAAACAACAATTAAACGAGCTGATGCAAAAGAATATCCAAATTTTGGAAGCCTTTACTTCCTATATAATTGCTCGTTTATTAACCTATCAAAAAATGGTAATCGGGCGAATTAAAGAAAATCCCGAAAAGCGCTATAAACAATTACAGCAAATAGCACCTGAGTTAATTCAACGGATTCCCCAACATTACATTGCTTCTTATTTGGGGATAACACCTGTATCGCTCAGTAGAATTCGCAACAGGCGTTAA
- a CDS encoding nuclear transport factor 2-like protein, with amino-acid sequence MEKLVEAMLHTIIEGQAYNERDIQHYFSPKYKQIVDQVQLDFAGFKQHIHKLKELIASVEITILNTASRGNTVFTKHLVSSVLKDGICYKHKVMAEFTIEEGKITRCEELTLLIEGLAQGKQLGAVV; translated from the coding sequence ATGGAAAAGTTAGTTGAAGCGATGTTACACACAATTATCGAAGGACAAGCGTATAATGAACGCGATATACAGCACTACTTTAGTCCCAAGTACAAACAAATTGTCGATCAGGTGCAATTGGATTTCGCAGGATTCAAACAGCATATTCACAAGCTAAAAGAACTCATAGCATCCGTAGAGATCACCATCCTCAATACAGCTAGTCGTGGCAATACCGTATTTACTAAGCATTTAGTCTCATCCGTGTTGAAGGATGGTATCTGCTACAAACACAAAGTAATGGCTGAGTTTACAATTGAAGAAGGGAAAATTACCCGTTGTGAAGAGCTAACTTTGTTGATAGAGGGATTAGCACAGGGAAAGCAATTGGGGGCTGTTGTTTAA
- a CDS encoding Sec-independent protein translocase subunit TatA/TatB: MLMTTLPLGGVAPSELIVVVAIALLLFGGKKIPELMKGLGTGIREFKEATRETNANTAAPKQKMTNATTEVTEEVATK; this comes from the coding sequence ATGTTGATGACTACATTACCCTTAGGAGGAGTAGCACCATCTGAACTTATAGTTGTTGTTGCAATAGCTTTACTATTATTTGGAGGTAAGAAAATACCCGAATTAATGAAGGGACTTGGAACAGGAATTAGGGAGTTTAAAGAAGCTACACGTGAAACCAATGCAAATACTGCAGCTCCTAAACAAAAAATGACGAATGCTACTACTGAAGTAACAGAAGAAGTAGCTACAAAGTAA
- a CDS encoding thioredoxin family protein has protein sequence MKRKTLLGLVLLSTVSIISCKQEKKTTPVIDPSTEQMATPQPQIEVDTLALKKQIEQEKETLSKPYNEEEDAQAKLNERIAQAKKEGKYVFVQAGGNWCIWCLRFNDFVQQTPELKEVVDQNFVYYHLNYSQKNKNKAVFNTYTPNARNLGYPFFFVLDGQGEVLNIISSGELEEGKGYSTAKVKEMFLENAPKK, from the coding sequence ATGAAAAGAAAAACGCTACTTGGTTTGGTTCTACTTTCAACTGTATCCATAATCAGTTGTAAACAAGAGAAGAAAACAACTCCTGTTATTGATCCATCAACGGAACAAATGGCTACACCTCAACCTCAGATTGAAGTCGATACGTTAGCTTTAAAAAAACAGATTGAACAAGAAAAAGAAACACTAAGCAAACCGTATAACGAAGAAGAAGATGCACAAGCAAAACTAAATGAACGAATTGCTCAAGCGAAGAAAGAAGGGAAATACGTCTTTGTACAAGCAGGTGGAAACTGGTGTATCTGGTGCTTGCGATTCAATGATTTTGTACAACAAACACCTGAATTAAAAGAGGTAGTAGATCAAAATTTCGTGTATTATCACTTGAATTATTCTCAAAAAAACAAAAATAAAGCGGTTTTTAATACATATACACCTAATGCGCGCAATCTAGGATATCCTTTCTTTTTTGTATTGGATGGTCAGGGAGAGGTGCTGAATATCATCTCTTCGGGTGAGTTAGAAGAAGGAAAAGGATATAGCACGGCCAAGGTGAAAGAAATGTTTTTAGAAAATGCCCCTAAAAAATAA
- a CDS encoding class I SAM-dependent methyltransferase: MDIQLLLQPEVQAYIKAHGQDNIADLAFKKNPFPAIPLADILTQIESKQKSKHKLSKWYNTDAIVFPSKLSIEQTSSEECAAYKASLVEGDTLIDLTGGFGIDCYYFAQRIKAVTHCEIQPELSAIVQHNNRQLQQDNVTCIAGDSLVYLANSKQQFDYIYLDPARRNQQKEKVFFLSDCTPNIVEHLDLLLAHTSTVLMKTSPLLDLQAGLSELKFVREIHIVALQNEVKELLWVIDKDYVGSIQLIAVNLTKTQQQLTSIPWSDESEATFSEPQTYLYEPHSALLKTGKFNAISAYFKVNKLHQHSQLYTSEELVDFSGRRFKIKHHLPYNKATAKEYLQQQKANVTVRNFPIKVDELRKKWKIKDGGDVYIFFTTTLSNQKVFLIAEPV, encoded by the coding sequence GTGGATATTCAACTTTTATTACAGCCTGAAGTTCAAGCCTACATCAAAGCACATGGTCAAGATAATATAGCTGATTTGGCCTTTAAAAAGAATCCTTTTCCTGCTATTCCCCTGGCGGATATATTGACGCAAATCGAGAGTAAGCAGAAGTCCAAACACAAGTTGTCGAAATGGTATAACACAGATGCTATTGTTTTTCCGTCCAAGCTATCTATTGAACAAACGTCTTCAGAGGAGTGTGCCGCTTATAAAGCCTCTTTAGTAGAGGGCGATACTTTAATTGATTTAACGGGTGGATTTGGCATTGATTGCTACTATTTTGCACAACGCATCAAAGCGGTAACCCATTGTGAGATACAGCCTGAATTGAGTGCTATTGTACAGCATAATAACCGACAATTACAACAGGATAATGTTACGTGCATTGCAGGAGATAGTTTAGTATACTTAGCCAATAGCAAGCAGCAATTTGATTATATCTACCTGGATCCAGCTCGAAGAAATCAACAGAAAGAAAAAGTTTTTTTCTTGAGTGATTGTACACCTAATATTGTAGAACACCTCGATTTACTTTTAGCACATACCTCAACGGTTTTAATGAAAACATCGCCGCTTTTAGACCTCCAAGCAGGATTAAGCGAACTTAAATTTGTGCGAGAAATTCACATTGTAGCCTTGCAAAATGAGGTAAAAGAATTGTTGTGGGTTATCGATAAAGACTATGTAGGATCCATCCAGTTAATTGCTGTTAACCTAACCAAAACACAGCAACAACTTACTTCAATACCCTGGTCGGACGAATCTGAAGCTACTTTTTCTGAACCACAAACCTATTTGTACGAGCCCCATAGTGCTTTGTTAAAAACGGGAAAATTCAATGCGATTAGCGCGTATTTTAAAGTAAATAAACTGCACCAACACAGTCAATTATACACCAGTGAGGAATTGGTAGACTTCTCGGGCAGACGCTTTAAAATAAAGCATCATTTACCTTATAATAAAGCTACAGCCAAAGAATATTTACAACAACAAAAAGCGAATGTTACCGTGCGTAATTTCCCAATAAAAGTGGACGAACTACGCAAAAAATGGAAAATCAAAGATGGAGGTGATGTCTATATTTTCTTTACAACCACCTTATCCAATCAAAAAGTATTTTTGATTGCTGAACCCGTATAA
- a CDS encoding AI-2E family transporter gives MKAKEISKGIIRAVLILSGIALSVGLLYQIRTLFIYIALAFVLALIGKPVVDFLHQKCKVKKMLAISLTMSVFIAIFIGFSFMFVPLFTTQAKNLSVLNTAQLQQDFTGLIHKIDLYLDAKGISLDKVVEESHLKSQFNLDFVPNLLNTLISMLSDIGIGLFSVLFIAFFFLKDQIVLEYQFKKLFSKKHENKVLNSINKINNLLSRYFLGLCVQMFVIYVLALTVLLIFGVNGAATIAFLCAILNIIPYIGPLIGNILAVVFTMLTYIGDDFIEVTIPKAISVMIGFLIVQLIDNVVNQPLIFSNSVKSHPLEIFVVILASGMFSGIFGMIAAVPLYTCLKVIGKEFFPNVRFIQVLTKKL, from the coding sequence TTGAAAGCCAAAGAAATTTCCAAAGGTATTATACGCGCCGTTCTCATTTTAAGTGGGATTGCGTTGAGCGTAGGGTTGTTATATCAAATCCGAACATTGTTTATCTATATTGCCTTAGCTTTCGTCTTAGCCTTAATAGGTAAACCTGTAGTAGATTTTCTACATCAAAAATGCAAGGTAAAAAAGATGTTAGCAATTAGCCTGACAATGAGTGTATTCATTGCGATTTTCATTGGTTTTTCTTTTATGTTTGTACCGTTATTTACCACACAAGCGAAGAATCTATCGGTTTTAAATACAGCACAGCTACAACAAGATTTCACAGGTTTAATTCACAAAATCGACCTTTATCTAGATGCTAAAGGGATTAGTTTAGACAAAGTTGTAGAAGAATCTCATCTAAAATCACAGTTTAACCTCGATTTTGTTCCCAATCTCCTCAATACACTGATCAGTATGTTGAGCGATATCGGTATTGGACTATTTTCTGTTTTGTTTATTGCCTTTTTCTTTCTGAAAGATCAAATTGTTTTGGAATATCAGTTTAAAAAGCTGTTTTCTAAAAAACACGAGAACAAAGTATTAAATTCCATCAACAAGATCAACAACCTCCTCTCTCGCTATTTTTTAGGGCTTTGTGTACAAATGTTTGTTATCTATGTTTTAGCCTTAACCGTATTGCTTATTTTTGGTGTTAATGGAGCTGCAACAATCGCTTTCTTATGCGCTATCCTCAATATCATCCCTTATATTGGTCCTCTAATTGGCAACATCTTAGCGGTCGTTTTCACTATGTTAACCTACATAGGTGATGATTTTATCGAAGTAACTATACCCAAAGCGATATCGGTAATGATTGGATTTTTAATTGTTCAATTGATTGACAATGTCGTCAACCAACCTTTGATTTTCTCCAATAGCGTAAAGTCCCATCCGTTGGAAATCTTTGTTGTTATCTTAGCGAGCGGTATGTTTAGTGGAATTTTCGGTATGATTGCCGCTGTTCCTCTCTATACCTGCTTAAAAGTAATTGGCAAGGAATTTTTCCCCAATGTTCGATTTATTCAAGTACTTACCAAAAAATTATAA
- a CDS encoding 16S rRNA (uracil(1498)-N(3))-methyltransferase: protein MQLFYSPSIDKEQATFTFDKDESKHIIRVLRKKEGDTLFVTNGHGTLFETKISLASDRSCLTDITGYTDQVQTPFRLHLAVAPTKMNERYEWFLEKATEIGIHEITPIICDHSERKVVKMERFEKIIQSAMKQSLQYHLPKLNDPITLKDFLKQNHQGALYIAHCEDDKEKELLKNSIQPQENYLLLVGPEGDFSLTEIKLALEKGFKPVSLGHTRLRTETAALVACHSFVFANE from the coding sequence ATGCAATTATTTTACTCCCCCTCCATTGATAAGGAACAAGCTACTTTCACTTTTGACAAAGATGAAAGTAAACACATTATACGCGTTTTACGCAAAAAAGAAGGAGATACCCTTTTTGTTACCAATGGTCATGGAACCTTGTTTGAAACTAAAATTTCCTTGGCTTCTGACCGCAGTTGTTTAACGGATATCACGGGATATACAGACCAGGTCCAAACGCCTTTTCGCCTGCATTTGGCAGTTGCTCCAACCAAGATGAACGAGCGTTATGAATGGTTTTTAGAGAAAGCAACTGAAATAGGCATTCACGAGATTACCCCTATTATTTGTGATCATTCGGAACGCAAAGTAGTAAAAATGGAGCGATTTGAAAAGATTATTCAATCGGCCATGAAGCAATCCCTTCAGTATCATCTGCCAAAATTAAATGATCCCATCACTTTAAAAGATTTTTTAAAACAAAATCATCAAGGGGCGTTGTATATTGCCCATTGCGAGGATGACAAAGAAAAAGAACTACTCAAAAACAGCATACAACCTCAAGAAAATTATCTCTTATTGGTTGGGCCTGAGGGTGATTTTTCTTTAACAGAGATTAAATTAGCTTTAGAAAAAGGTTTTAAACCTGTATCTTTAGGACATACAAGATTGAGAACAGAAACAGCTGCTCTTGTTGCTTGTCATAGTTTTGTATTCGCGAACGAATAA
- the tsaD gene encoding tRNA (adenosine(37)-N6)-threonylcarbamoyltransferase complex transferase subunit TsaD — translation MSIKPTYILAIESSCDDTAAAVLADNKVWSNVVARQEIHEEYGGVVPELASRAHQQNIVPVVDIALKKAGITKEDLHGIAFTQGPGLMGSLLVGGSFAKSLALALDIPLIAVNHMHAHILCHFIAESGYDQPTFPFLALTISGGHTQIVQVNSFFDLKVLGETTDDAVGEAFDKSAKILGFPYPGGPLIDKYAKEGNPKAYPFTKPKVEGLNFSFSGLKTQFLYFIQKQVAENPNFIEENKADICASIQHTIIKILMDKLKLAVETTGITQIAIGGGVSANSGIRATLQEAEKKYKWKTYIPKFEYTTDNAAMIGIVGYYRYRESLFADSSVVSKARIEF, via the coding sequence ATGTCCATAAAACCCACGTATATATTAGCGATCGAAAGTTCTTGTGACGATACTGCTGCTGCTGTTTTAGCGGATAATAAAGTATGGTCTAACGTAGTAGCTCGTCAAGAGATACACGAAGAATACGGTGGTGTTGTTCCGGAGCTAGCCTCTCGAGCACACCAACAGAACATTGTACCTGTGGTCGATATTGCATTAAAAAAAGCGGGGATTACCAAAGAAGACCTCCATGGCATTGCCTTTACCCAAGGTCCCGGTTTAATGGGATCGCTTTTGGTAGGGGGATCATTTGCCAAATCCTTAGCCTTAGCATTGGATATTCCTCTGATTGCCGTGAATCACATGCACGCTCATATCCTTTGCCATTTTATCGCAGAAAGTGGCTATGATCAACCGACATTTCCCTTTTTAGCCTTGACAATTTCAGGTGGACATACGCAGATTGTGCAAGTGAATAGTTTTTTTGACTTAAAGGTATTGGGAGAAACGACCGATGATGCGGTAGGAGAAGCTTTTGATAAATCCGCAAAAATTTTGGGTTTTCCTTATCCTGGTGGTCCTTTGATTGACAAATATGCCAAGGAAGGTAATCCAAAAGCCTATCCTTTTACCAAACCTAAAGTGGAGGGATTAAACTTTAGTTTTAGTGGTTTAAAGACGCAATTTTTATATTTCATACAAAAACAAGTGGCGGAAAACCCAAACTTTATTGAAGAAAATAAGGCTGACATCTGTGCCTCGATTCAACATACCATCATCAAAATATTGATGGATAAGTTGAAACTAGCCGTCGAAACAACGGGAATTACTCAGATTGCCATTGGCGGAGGAGTATCGGCAAACTCAGGCATACGCGCCACTTTACAAGAAGCAGAAAAAAAATACAAGTGGAAAACCTATATTCCCAAATTCGAATATACAACCGACAACGCAGCTATGATTGGCATAGTGGGCTACTACCGTTATAGAGAATCCCTTTTTGCTGACTCTTCTGTTGTATCTAAAGCTAGAATTGAATTTTAA